The following are encoded together in the Buteo buteo chromosome 24, bButBut1.hap1.1, whole genome shotgun sequence genome:
- the MYOT gene encoding myotilin isoform X1: protein MSVPNFPSVSSMCQPTMFNYERPKHFIQSKNVCQGQQQPPGPAASTESSRQIKQSSILIQPRNPSGQKFSSSSSLSSSITLSSPSCSAPKESTYPVTPASAQSPASSSSGQRLISMPNQPPAAFLCSVLPSQPDYNSQTPSPMEPHYSQPMYNKQASINSMQKTSDQEIRGTKEALIQDLEKKLRCKDNLLQNGNQRLTYEERMARRLLGPVNAASVLEAQSEDNMQNAQQQNAENIRLQVPTTHVRSRPSSRGDERGHDSIQEKFFQPRFTQVPEDVIIEEGRFCRLDFKVSGLPTPDVMWYQNGRMVHQDQFHKMIVSEKGFHSFIFEAVKSSDAGTYECVAVNRAGEASFAVKVEVIAKEHHTPPTFIFKPQSKKVFEGDTARLECQISAIPTPRIYWKRNNEMVQYNTDRISLLHDNTGRICLLIHNANKKDAGWYTVSAVNGAGVATCHARLEVATHVNKPIPAPKQLRVRPTFSKYLALNGRGLDVKQAFSPEGEFQRLAEQSGLYESDEL, encoded by the exons ATGAGTGTCCCTAATTTCCCATCCGTTTCCTCTATGTGCCAACCAACCATGTTTAACTACGAACGTCCAAAACACTTTATCCAGTCTAAGAATGTGTGTCAAGGGCAACAGCAGCCTCCTGGACCTGCAGCCTCTACAGAGTCAAGCAGACAAATCAAACAGTCCTCCATCCTAATACAGCCTCGTAACCCAAGTGGGCAGAAATTCTCCTCCTCGTCATCACTGAGCTCTTCAATCACGCTCTCCTCGCCTTCCTGTAGTGCCCCTAAGGAATCCACATATCCCGTCACACCTGCATCTGCGCAGTCTCCTGCTAGCTCATCATCTGGGCAACGGCTTATATCCATGCCTAACCAACCCCCCGCAGCATTCCTGTGCTCAGTGCTACCCTCGCAGCCCGACTATAATAGCCAAACTCCTTCTCCTATGGAACCTCA TTACTCACAACCAATGTATAACAAACAAGCTAGCATCAACTCTATGCAGAAGACATCAGACCAAGAAATTCGAGGAACAAAGGAGGCCCTCATTCAGGACTTGGAAAAGAAACTCCGATGCAAAGACAACCTTCTCCAGAATGGCAACCAG CGATTAACTTATGAAGAAAGAATGGCTCGCAGGCTGCTTGGACCAGTAAATGCTGCATCTGTGTTGGAAGCACAAAGTGAAGACAACATGCAGAATGCACAG cAGCAGAATGCAGAAAACATCAGGCTGCAGGTTCCTACAACACATGTAAG GAGCAGACCGTCATCAAGAGGAGATGAACGTGGACATGACTCAATCCAGGAAAAGTTTTTTCAGCCACGTTTTACACAAGTGCCTGAAGACGTAATTATTGAGGAGGGGCGATTCTGCAGGCTCGACTTCAAA GTTAGTGGGCTGCCGACTCCAGATGTGATGTGGTATCAGAATGGAAGGATGGTTCATCAAGATCAGTTCCATAAAATGATAGTGTCAGAAAAGGGATTCCACTCCTTTATTTTTGAAGCAGTCAAATCATCTGATGCAGGCACATATGAATGTGTGGCTGTCAACCGTGCAGGAGAAGCGTCTTTTGCAGTAAAAGTGGAAGTAATTG CAAAAGAACATCACACGCCTCCAACTTTCATCTTCAAGCCACAGAGCAAAAAGGTTTTTGAAGGAGATACGGCCAGACTTGAATGCCAGATCTCTGCTATCCCAACACCCCGGAtttactggaaaagaaacaacgAAATGGTACAATACAATACAGACCGAATAAG cttgttACATGACAATACTGGAAGGATTTGCCTCCTGATTCATAATGCAAACAAGAAAGATGCTGGTTGGTATACCGTATCTGCTGTTAATGGAGCAGGTGTGGCCACATGCCATGCCAGGCTGGAGGTTGCAA cACATGTGAACAAGCCAATTCCAGCCCCAAAGCAGTTACGGGTTCGACCAACTTTCAGCAAGTATTTGGCACTTAATGGAAGAGGACTGGACGTGAAACAAGCTTTCTCACCAGAAGGAGAGTTTCAGCGTTTGGCTGAGCAGTCTGGACTGTATGAAAGTGATGAACTTTAA
- the MYOT gene encoding myotilin isoform X2, giving the protein MSVPNFPSVSSMCQPTMFNYERPKHFIQSKNVCQGQQQPPGPAASTESSRQIKQSSILIQPRNPSGQKFSSSSSLSSSITLSSPSCSAPKESTYPVTPASAQSPASSSSGQRLISMPNQPPAAFLCSVLPSQPDYNSQTPSPMEPHYSQPMYNKQASINSMQKTSDQEIRGTKEALIQDLEKKLRCKDNLLQNGNQRLTYEERMARRLLGPVNAASVLEAQSEDNMQNAQQNAENIRLQVPTTHVRSRPSSRGDERGHDSIQEKFFQPRFTQVPEDVIIEEGRFCRLDFKVSGLPTPDVMWYQNGRMVHQDQFHKMIVSEKGFHSFIFEAVKSSDAGTYECVAVNRAGEASFAVKVEVIAKEHHTPPTFIFKPQSKKVFEGDTARLECQISAIPTPRIYWKRNNEMVQYNTDRISLLHDNTGRICLLIHNANKKDAGWYTVSAVNGAGVATCHARLEVATHVNKPIPAPKQLRVRPTFSKYLALNGRGLDVKQAFSPEGEFQRLAEQSGLYESDEL; this is encoded by the exons ATGAGTGTCCCTAATTTCCCATCCGTTTCCTCTATGTGCCAACCAACCATGTTTAACTACGAACGTCCAAAACACTTTATCCAGTCTAAGAATGTGTGTCAAGGGCAACAGCAGCCTCCTGGACCTGCAGCCTCTACAGAGTCAAGCAGACAAATCAAACAGTCCTCCATCCTAATACAGCCTCGTAACCCAAGTGGGCAGAAATTCTCCTCCTCGTCATCACTGAGCTCTTCAATCACGCTCTCCTCGCCTTCCTGTAGTGCCCCTAAGGAATCCACATATCCCGTCACACCTGCATCTGCGCAGTCTCCTGCTAGCTCATCATCTGGGCAACGGCTTATATCCATGCCTAACCAACCCCCCGCAGCATTCCTGTGCTCAGTGCTACCCTCGCAGCCCGACTATAATAGCCAAACTCCTTCTCCTATGGAACCTCA TTACTCACAACCAATGTATAACAAACAAGCTAGCATCAACTCTATGCAGAAGACATCAGACCAAGAAATTCGAGGAACAAAGGAGGCCCTCATTCAGGACTTGGAAAAGAAACTCCGATGCAAAGACAACCTTCTCCAGAATGGCAACCAG CGATTAACTTATGAAGAAAGAATGGCTCGCAGGCTGCTTGGACCAGTAAATGCTGCATCTGTGTTGGAAGCACAAAGTGAAGACAACATGCAGAATGCACAG CAGAATGCAGAAAACATCAGGCTGCAGGTTCCTACAACACATGTAAG GAGCAGACCGTCATCAAGAGGAGATGAACGTGGACATGACTCAATCCAGGAAAAGTTTTTTCAGCCACGTTTTACACAAGTGCCTGAAGACGTAATTATTGAGGAGGGGCGATTCTGCAGGCTCGACTTCAAA GTTAGTGGGCTGCCGACTCCAGATGTGATGTGGTATCAGAATGGAAGGATGGTTCATCAAGATCAGTTCCATAAAATGATAGTGTCAGAAAAGGGATTCCACTCCTTTATTTTTGAAGCAGTCAAATCATCTGATGCAGGCACATATGAATGTGTGGCTGTCAACCGTGCAGGAGAAGCGTCTTTTGCAGTAAAAGTGGAAGTAATTG CAAAAGAACATCACACGCCTCCAACTTTCATCTTCAAGCCACAGAGCAAAAAGGTTTTTGAAGGAGATACGGCCAGACTTGAATGCCAGATCTCTGCTATCCCAACACCCCGGAtttactggaaaagaaacaacgAAATGGTACAATACAATACAGACCGAATAAG cttgttACATGACAATACTGGAAGGATTTGCCTCCTGATTCATAATGCAAACAAGAAAGATGCTGGTTGGTATACCGTATCTGCTGTTAATGGAGCAGGTGTGGCCACATGCCATGCCAGGCTGGAGGTTGCAA cACATGTGAACAAGCCAATTCCAGCCCCAAAGCAGTTACGGGTTCGACCAACTTTCAGCAAGTATTTGGCACTTAATGGAAGAGGACTGGACGTGAAACAAGCTTTCTCACCAGAAGGAGAGTTTCAGCGTTTGGCTGAGCAGTCTGGACTGTATGAAAGTGATGAACTTTAA
- the MYOT gene encoding myotilin isoform X3 has translation MYNKQASINSMQKTSDQEIRGTKEALIQDLEKKLRCKDNLLQNGNQRLTYEERMARRLLGPVNAASVLEAQSEDNMQNAQQQNAENIRLQVPTTHVRSRPSSRGDERGHDSIQEKFFQPRFTQVPEDVIIEEGRFCRLDFKVSGLPTPDVMWYQNGRMVHQDQFHKMIVSEKGFHSFIFEAVKSSDAGTYECVAVNRAGEASFAVKVEVIAKEHHTPPTFIFKPQSKKVFEGDTARLECQISAIPTPRIYWKRNNEMVQYNTDRISLLHDNTGRICLLIHNANKKDAGWYTVSAVNGAGVATCHARLEVATHVNKPIPAPKQLRVRPTFSKYLALNGRGLDVKQAFSPEGEFQRLAEQSGLYESDEL, from the exons ATGTATAACAAACAAGCTAGCATCAACTCTATGCAGAAGACATCAGACCAAGAAATTCGAGGAACAAAGGAGGCCCTCATTCAGGACTTGGAAAAGAAACTCCGATGCAAAGACAACCTTCTCCAGAATGGCAACCAG CGATTAACTTATGAAGAAAGAATGGCTCGCAGGCTGCTTGGACCAGTAAATGCTGCATCTGTGTTGGAAGCACAAAGTGAAGACAACATGCAGAATGCACAG cAGCAGAATGCAGAAAACATCAGGCTGCAGGTTCCTACAACACATGTAAG GAGCAGACCGTCATCAAGAGGAGATGAACGTGGACATGACTCAATCCAGGAAAAGTTTTTTCAGCCACGTTTTACACAAGTGCCTGAAGACGTAATTATTGAGGAGGGGCGATTCTGCAGGCTCGACTTCAAA GTTAGTGGGCTGCCGACTCCAGATGTGATGTGGTATCAGAATGGAAGGATGGTTCATCAAGATCAGTTCCATAAAATGATAGTGTCAGAAAAGGGATTCCACTCCTTTATTTTTGAAGCAGTCAAATCATCTGATGCAGGCACATATGAATGTGTGGCTGTCAACCGTGCAGGAGAAGCGTCTTTTGCAGTAAAAGTGGAAGTAATTG CAAAAGAACATCACACGCCTCCAACTTTCATCTTCAAGCCACAGAGCAAAAAGGTTTTTGAAGGAGATACGGCCAGACTTGAATGCCAGATCTCTGCTATCCCAACACCCCGGAtttactggaaaagaaacaacgAAATGGTACAATACAATACAGACCGAATAAG cttgttACATGACAATACTGGAAGGATTTGCCTCCTGATTCATAATGCAAACAAGAAAGATGCTGGTTGGTATACCGTATCTGCTGTTAATGGAGCAGGTGTGGCCACATGCCATGCCAGGCTGGAGGTTGCAA cACATGTGAACAAGCCAATTCCAGCCCCAAAGCAGTTACGGGTTCGACCAACTTTCAGCAAGTATTTGGCACTTAATGGAAGAGGACTGGACGTGAAACAAGCTTTCTCACCAGAAGGAGAGTTTCAGCGTTTGGCTGAGCAGTCTGGACTGTATGAAAGTGATGAACTTTAA